The following DNA comes from Erigeron canadensis isolate Cc75 chromosome 3, C_canadensis_v1, whole genome shotgun sequence.
TAAGTACACTTGACCCTTATACCACCCTTAGAACTGACATTTATAACAGCGTGGTACATAGGTTTTCTATGGTGACAAAACGAATCCCTCCTGCAAAGCCAGTGGCACCCTTTGGTCTTTGTTTCAACACGTCTACCATTGATCCCAAAGTCGGTATAAAAGTACCAAGTATTGATTTAGCTCTACAAGGCGGAAAGACCTGGAGTATATCCACACGTAACTCCATCAAGCAAGTCACAAATGATGTGGCATGCCTGGCGTTTATTGATGCTGGTGCGACAAGTAAAAACGCAATTGTGGTGGGAGCATTTCAGTTCGAGGATAACTTCCTGACGTTTAATCTAGAGAATTCAACCTTTGGGTTTAGTTCCTCATTGTCACGTGCAAACATTTCTTGTGCCAACTTTTTTTACTTCGGTCCATAAGCGATATGCTTAAGCATAAACAACTGAAAAAGGATCAAACCATACTTGCCTTCCTAATAATGAACTTCTTTTTCAATGTATTCTACTAAGTAGTCGAAATTGCTTTATCTTGTAATTTTGATGAATTCATGACACTTCAATAAAAATATTCgatattttatacatttgatTTGTCGTAAAATGTTCAATATGAGAGTATTTAACTGGCATTCACTAGCTAGTTTTCTGACTTATAAACGCACAAGTCAGCTCTCAGCCCACATTAACACCGGGCTACAACCGTAGCACTGATATCATTTATTAATACTGTTTCTAGTCCAACTCATCAAGCCCAAAAAGAGGTCCATCTGGTGATAAAGGAATAGCCCATAAACGAATATACATGCTTAGAGTTATTTTAACTTTCTATTGTTGGATATGAGTTTACACCCATGTGACCCGACACTTTAAACACAAAATTTTGCCCGTATTGAAAGTTGAAGCTCAACTCGAACACTTTTTTTTGGTTTCAAGActaataattaaactttttgatTAATAGGCCTGAGAGATTTTGATCATGTAATATATGTAGAAGTTTTGACTTTTGCCCATATATTGGGTAGGAGAAATTTGGTAAAACAAGATGAtcattttcatatacttttCAAAACATCAGCGTCTTTAAATGAATCACATTGAGAAAAAAGTAACAGCATATATACACCAGCATCACAGTCTACTTGCcaataaattttcatatatatacgaagtgtatatataaaagaaatgtgAAACGTCTAACAACAATGGGGTGGTGGCGCAGTTGGCTAGCGCGTAGGTCTCATAGCTTTCTGAGTAATCCTGAGGTCGAGAGTTCGAGCCTCTCTCACCCCATTGCTTTTTATTTTAAGCTACTTTGCTCAGATTCTGGTCATTCAGACCTTGTAAATTTCGTCAAGTCCAACACAGAAATCCACAGAACTAGTAAGGCGTAAACAAGTCATTACTAATTacttatacaaatatatttagttCGGTTATAGATTGTCTAGTTAGTCAAGTCCCTAACTAAGCTCGGTGGTCGTTGGGCAACCTAACCGGGGTTCATTTCCGTCCACATCCCAACTGCAACCAGGGTTCTTCTTTATGCCTCTAGTCTTTAACAAATTCCTAAGTTTATTCACTTCTCCCCAGATTCCAGCTTCGGCGTACATATTCCAAAGAATCACATAGTTCCCACTGTTTTCGGGTTCCAAAACAAACAACTTTTTAGCTGATATTTCAGCTATCTCGAGGTTTCTATGGTTTTGGCTGGCTGATAACAATGCACCCCATATACTTTCCCCTGGTTCCATTGGCATTATTGATGTGAGTTCATATGCTTCTTTCAATCTCGCGGCTCGCCCCAATAGATCCACAATACAAGCATAATGTTCGTGTGTTGGTTCTATATTGTATTGTCTTTTCATAGAGTTAAAATAGCTTAAACCATTATCAACAAGTCCCGAATGACTACACGCAGATAATAAGCCAGTAAATGTAATTGCATCTGGTTGGAACCCACATTGTATCATGTCACTGAATATGGACAGCGATTCAACCCCGTAGCCATGAGAAGCGTACGCACTAATCATCGTGTTCCACGTAACCAAGTTTTTCTTATACCAGggaattttttcaaaacaaatttgGGCGTCATTAAGAGAGCCGCATTTAGCATACATTGCAACAAGCGCAGTTAGCACTGACCCATTCGACTCAACCCCAATACTCTTGGCATAATCATGAATCTTCCTCCCACGGGCAATATCAGAAAACTGCGCACAAGCGGGCAATACACTCATAATCGTCACCCTATTCGGTTTCACAATCGAATTCCCACTCACCATCTCATCAAACAACTCCAAAGCCTGATTCGCCAACCCATTCTGCGTATACCCCGATATCATACACGTCCACGTCACAATATTCTTCTGATCaaacattttcaaaaacaacTCTTCAGCAACACCCAGCATCCCATTTTTCATATACCCCGAAATCAACGCGTTCCACGACGCAACATCTCTcacagacatttcatcaaacacctttcGCGCATCATCGATCATGCCACATTTTACATAAAAACCAATCAAACTCGTcccaaaataaaaatcaaacccTAACCCGAATTTCAACCCTTTCCCATGCACCAATC
Coding sequences within:
- the LOC122594550 gene encoding pentatricopeptide repeat-containing protein At2g20540-like, which encodes MKWKNLTSKTSMLTALLHPLHFRPPTPNSYPPIFKFLTGKNLLKLGQQIHAHSILHGIHPNSFLGAKIIAMYASSGDIDSATLVFNKIRTNFSTTTVLYNSVIRACTLYGFTKKCVEIYIDMDSGGVKGDYFTFPFVLKSVGELGCVWFGRLVHGKGLKFGLGFDFYFGTSLIGFYVKCGMIDDARKVFDEMSVRDVASWNALISGYMKNGMLGVAEELFLKMFDQKNIVTWTCMISGYTQNGLANQALELFDEMVSGNSIVKPNRVTIMSVLPACAQFSDIARGRKIHDYAKSIGVESNGSVLTALVAMYAKCGSLNDAQICFEKIPWYKKNLVTWNTMISAYASHGYGVESLSIFSDMIQCGFQPDAITFTGLLSACSHSGLVDNGLSYFNSMKRQYNIEPTHEHYACIVDLLGRAARLKEAYELTSIMPMEPGESIWGALLSASQNHRNLEIAEISAKKLFVLEPENSGNYVILWNMYAEAGIWGEVNKLRNLLKTRGIKKNPGCSWDVDGNEPRLGCPTTTELS